A genomic stretch from Canis lupus baileyi chromosome 3, mCanLup2.hap1, whole genome shotgun sequence includes:
- the MMP23B gene encoding matrix metalloproteinase-23 isoform X2, translated as MGLGACVSSAASGAQAQARWLGAVLGALCLLPVLLLLARPGAPAARLGASAAQGDLAAPYPVGVFATPGPSPLPLQAPRRRRYTLTPARLRWDHFNLTYRILSFPRNLLSPSETRRGLATAFRMWSDVSPFSFREVAPEQPSDLRIGELAHAFFPPHGGIHFDDSEYWVLGPTRYSWKKGVWLTDLVHVAAHEIGHALGLMHSQHGRALMHLNATLRGWKTLSQDELWGLHRLYGCLDRLFVCTSWARRGFCDTRRRLMKRLCPSSCDFCYEFPFPTVAATAPPPRTKTRLVPEGRNVTFRCGQKILHKKGKVYWYKDQEPLEFSYPGYLALGEAHLSIIANAINEGTYTCVVRRRQRVLSTYSWRVRVRG; from the exons ATGGGCCTCGGGGCCTGCGTGTCCTCAGCAGCGTCGGGGGCCCAAGCCCAGGCTCGCTGGCTGGGAGCTGTGCTGGGCGCCCTGTGCCTGTTGCCGGTGCTCCTGCTGCTGGCGCGGCCCGGGGCCCCTGCAGCCCGGCTGGGGGCCAGCGCAGCGCAG GGAGACCTCGCCGCACCCTACCCTGTGGGTGTCTTCGCCACCCCAGGACCCAgtcccctgcccctccaggcACCCCGCAGACGCCGCTACACGCTGACCCCAGCCAGGCTGCGCTGGGACCACTTCAACCTCACCTACAG GATCCTCTCCTTCCCACGGAACCTGCTGAGCCCCAGTGAGACCCGGCGGGGCCTGGCCACTGCCTTTCGCATGTGGAGTGACGTGTCCCCCTTCAGCTTCCGAGAGGTGGCCCCTGAGCAGCCCAGCGACCTGCGCATAG GCGAGCTGGCTCACGCCTTCTTTCCCCCGCACGGCGGCATCCACTTTGATGACAGCGAATACTGGGTCCTGGGTCCCACACGCTACAGCTGGAAGAAAG GCGTTTGGCTCACTGACCTGGTGCACGTGGCGGCCCATGAGATTGGCCATGCGCTGGGCCTGATGCACTCACAGCATGGCCGGGCGCTCATGCACCTTAATGCCACTCTGCGTGGCTGGAAGACCCTGTCGCAGGATGAACTGTGGGGGCTGCACCGACTCTATG GCTGCCTAGACCGGCTGTTCGTGTGCACATCCTGGGCTCGGAGGGGATTTTGTGACACCCGCCGGAGGCTCATGAAGAGGCTCTGCCCCAGCAGCTGTGACTTCTGCTATG AGTTCCCCTTCCCCACGGTGGCCGCCACTGCACCACCACCCAGGACCAAGACCAGGCTGGTGCCTGAGGGTCGGAATGTGACCTTCCGATGTGGCCAGAAGATCCTTCACAAGAAAGGCAAAGTGTA CTGGTACAAGGACCAGGAACCCCTGGAGTTCTCCTACCCTGGCTACCTGGCGCTGGGCGAAGCACATCTGAGCATCATTGCCAACGCCATCAACGAGGGCACGTATACGTGTGTGGTGCGCCGGCGGCAGCGTGTGCTCAGCACCTACTCCTGGCGAGTCCGAGTGCGGGGCTGA
- the MMP23B gene encoding matrix metalloproteinase-23 isoform X1 has translation MGLGACVSSAASGAQAQARWLGAVLGALCLLPVLLLLARPGAPAARLGASAAQGDLAAPYPVGVFATPGPSPLPLQAPRRRRYTLTPARLRWDHFNLTYRILSFPRNLLSPSETRRGLATAFRMWSDVSPFSFREVAPEQPSDLRIGFYPVNHTDCLVSALHHCFDGPTGELAHAFFPPHGGIHFDDSEYWVLGPTRYSWKKGVWLTDLVHVAAHEIGHALGLMHSQHGRALMHLNATLRGWKTLSQDELWGLHRLYGCLDRLFVCTSWARRGFCDTRRRLMKRLCPSSCDFCYEFPFPTVAATAPPPRTKTRLVPEGRNVTFRCGQKILHKKGKVYWYKDQEPLEFSYPGYLALGEAHLSIIANAINEGTYTCVVRRRQRVLSTYSWRVRVRG, from the exons ATGGGCCTCGGGGCCTGCGTGTCCTCAGCAGCGTCGGGGGCCCAAGCCCAGGCTCGCTGGCTGGGAGCTGTGCTGGGCGCCCTGTGCCTGTTGCCGGTGCTCCTGCTGCTGGCGCGGCCCGGGGCCCCTGCAGCCCGGCTGGGGGCCAGCGCAGCGCAG GGAGACCTCGCCGCACCCTACCCTGTGGGTGTCTTCGCCACCCCAGGACCCAgtcccctgcccctccaggcACCCCGCAGACGCCGCTACACGCTGACCCCAGCCAGGCTGCGCTGGGACCACTTCAACCTCACCTACAG GATCCTCTCCTTCCCACGGAACCTGCTGAGCCCCAGTGAGACCCGGCGGGGCCTGGCCACTGCCTTTCGCATGTGGAGTGACGTGTCCCCCTTCAGCTTCCGAGAGGTGGCCCCTGAGCAGCCCAGCGACCTGCGCATAG GCTTCTACCCGGTCAACCATACGGACTGCCTGGTCTCCGCGCTGCACCACTGCTTCGATGGCCCAACAGGCGAGCTGGCTCACGCCTTCTTTCCCCCGCACGGCGGCATCCACTTTGATGACAGCGAATACTGGGTCCTGGGTCCCACACGCTACAGCTGGAAGAAAG GCGTTTGGCTCACTGACCTGGTGCACGTGGCGGCCCATGAGATTGGCCATGCGCTGGGCCTGATGCACTCACAGCATGGCCGGGCGCTCATGCACCTTAATGCCACTCTGCGTGGCTGGAAGACCCTGTCGCAGGATGAACTGTGGGGGCTGCACCGACTCTATG GCTGCCTAGACCGGCTGTTCGTGTGCACATCCTGGGCTCGGAGGGGATTTTGTGACACCCGCCGGAGGCTCATGAAGAGGCTCTGCCCCAGCAGCTGTGACTTCTGCTATG AGTTCCCCTTCCCCACGGTGGCCGCCACTGCACCACCACCCAGGACCAAGACCAGGCTGGTGCCTGAGGGTCGGAATGTGACCTTCCGATGTGGCCAGAAGATCCTTCACAAGAAAGGCAAAGTGTA CTGGTACAAGGACCAGGAACCCCTGGAGTTCTCCTACCCTGGCTACCTGGCGCTGGGCGAAGCACATCTGAGCATCATTGCCAACGCCATCAACGAGGGCACGTATACGTGTGTGGTGCGCCGGCGGCAGCGTGTGCTCAGCACCTACTCCTGGCGAGTCCGAGTGCGGGGCTGA
- the MMP23B gene encoding matrix metalloproteinase-23 isoform X3 translates to MGLGACVSSAASGAQAQARWLGAVLGALCLLPVLLLLARPGAPAARLGASAAQGDLAAPYPVGVFATPGPSPLPLQAPRRRRYTLTPARLRWDHFNLTYRILSFPRNLLSPSETRRGLATAFRMWSDVSPFSFREVAPEQPSDLRIGFYPVNHTDCLVSALHHCFDGPTGELAHAFFPPHGGIHFDDSEYWVLGPTRYSWKKGCLDRLFVCTSWARRGFCDTRRRLMKRLCPSSCDFCYEFPFPTVAATAPPPRTKTRLVPEGRNVTFRCGQKILHKKGKVYWYKDQEPLEFSYPGYLALGEAHLSIIANAINEGTYTCVVRRRQRVLSTYSWRVRVRG, encoded by the exons ATGGGCCTCGGGGCCTGCGTGTCCTCAGCAGCGTCGGGGGCCCAAGCCCAGGCTCGCTGGCTGGGAGCTGTGCTGGGCGCCCTGTGCCTGTTGCCGGTGCTCCTGCTGCTGGCGCGGCCCGGGGCCCCTGCAGCCCGGCTGGGGGCCAGCGCAGCGCAG GGAGACCTCGCCGCACCCTACCCTGTGGGTGTCTTCGCCACCCCAGGACCCAgtcccctgcccctccaggcACCCCGCAGACGCCGCTACACGCTGACCCCAGCCAGGCTGCGCTGGGACCACTTCAACCTCACCTACAG GATCCTCTCCTTCCCACGGAACCTGCTGAGCCCCAGTGAGACCCGGCGGGGCCTGGCCACTGCCTTTCGCATGTGGAGTGACGTGTCCCCCTTCAGCTTCCGAGAGGTGGCCCCTGAGCAGCCCAGCGACCTGCGCATAG GCTTCTACCCGGTCAACCATACGGACTGCCTGGTCTCCGCGCTGCACCACTGCTTCGATGGCCCAACAGGCGAGCTGGCTCACGCCTTCTTTCCCCCGCACGGCGGCATCCACTTTGATGACAGCGAATACTGGGTCCTGGGTCCCACACGCTACAGCTGGAAGAAAG GCTGCCTAGACCGGCTGTTCGTGTGCACATCCTGGGCTCGGAGGGGATTTTGTGACACCCGCCGGAGGCTCATGAAGAGGCTCTGCCCCAGCAGCTGTGACTTCTGCTATG AGTTCCCCTTCCCCACGGTGGCCGCCACTGCACCACCACCCAGGACCAAGACCAGGCTGGTGCCTGAGGGTCGGAATGTGACCTTCCGATGTGGCCAGAAGATCCTTCACAAGAAAGGCAAAGTGTA CTGGTACAAGGACCAGGAACCCCTGGAGTTCTCCTACCCTGGCTACCTGGCGCTGGGCGAAGCACATCTGAGCATCATTGCCAACGCCATCAACGAGGGCACGTATACGTGTGTGGTGCGCCGGCGGCAGCGTGTGCTCAGCACCTACTCCTGGCGAGTCCGAGTGCGGGGCTGA
- the MMP23B gene encoding matrix metalloproteinase-23 isoform X4, with product MGLGACVSSAASGAQAQARWLGAVLGALCLLPVLLLLARPGAPAARLGASAAQGDLAAPYPVGVFATPGPSPLPLQAPRRRRYTLTPARLRWDHFNLTYRILSFPRNLLSPSETRRGLATAFRMWSDVSPFSFREVAPEQPSDLRIGELAHAFFPPHGGIHFDDSEYWVLGPTRYSWKKGCLDRLFVCTSWARRGFCDTRRRLMKRLCPSSCDFCYEFPFPTVAATAPPPRTKTRLVPEGRNVTFRCGQKILHKKGKVYWYKDQEPLEFSYPGYLALGEAHLSIIANAINEGTYTCVVRRRQRVLSTYSWRVRVRG from the exons ATGGGCCTCGGGGCCTGCGTGTCCTCAGCAGCGTCGGGGGCCCAAGCCCAGGCTCGCTGGCTGGGAGCTGTGCTGGGCGCCCTGTGCCTGTTGCCGGTGCTCCTGCTGCTGGCGCGGCCCGGGGCCCCTGCAGCCCGGCTGGGGGCCAGCGCAGCGCAG GGAGACCTCGCCGCACCCTACCCTGTGGGTGTCTTCGCCACCCCAGGACCCAgtcccctgcccctccaggcACCCCGCAGACGCCGCTACACGCTGACCCCAGCCAGGCTGCGCTGGGACCACTTCAACCTCACCTACAG GATCCTCTCCTTCCCACGGAACCTGCTGAGCCCCAGTGAGACCCGGCGGGGCCTGGCCACTGCCTTTCGCATGTGGAGTGACGTGTCCCCCTTCAGCTTCCGAGAGGTGGCCCCTGAGCAGCCCAGCGACCTGCGCATAG GCGAGCTGGCTCACGCCTTCTTTCCCCCGCACGGCGGCATCCACTTTGATGACAGCGAATACTGGGTCCTGGGTCCCACACGCTACAGCTGGAAGAAAG GCTGCCTAGACCGGCTGTTCGTGTGCACATCCTGGGCTCGGAGGGGATTTTGTGACACCCGCCGGAGGCTCATGAAGAGGCTCTGCCCCAGCAGCTGTGACTTCTGCTATG AGTTCCCCTTCCCCACGGTGGCCGCCACTGCACCACCACCCAGGACCAAGACCAGGCTGGTGCCTGAGGGTCGGAATGTGACCTTCCGATGTGGCCAGAAGATCCTTCACAAGAAAGGCAAAGTGTA CTGGTACAAGGACCAGGAACCCCTGGAGTTCTCCTACCCTGGCTACCTGGCGCTGGGCGAAGCACATCTGAGCATCATTGCCAACGCCATCAACGAGGGCACGTATACGTGTGTGGTGCGCCGGCGGCAGCGTGTGCTCAGCACCTACTCCTGGCGAGTCCGAGTGCGGGGCTGA